In Caloramator sp. E03, the sequence GGAGGTATGCAATAATTCTTATGTTTTGAACCGTAATTGAGGCTACTAAAATTTGACCGATGTTGTGAAATACGGAGCCCATAACGCTGACTCCAATTATGCTTACATTTTCTTTGCCAAACTTCTTTAAAATAAACATCACCAAAAGGCTCAATATTCCTCCTGATAAGCTGAAAAAAAAGCTTGAAAGGGAGCCGACTAAAAGTGTTGAAAGTATTATTCTTAATATAACAACAAGGAATGTATCAGCAATGCTTAGAGAATATAGGGATACAACAGTAATAATATTTGCAAGACCAAGCTTTGCACCTGGAGTTATAAAGGGAACAGGTATCATAGTTTCAACTATATAAAGCACTAAGGCCTGTGCAACAAGTATTGATATAAATAGCATCTTCTGTGTTTTTTTCATTTAAATCCCCCTTAATATGCAAGATCATCGGTTTCAGATTTACCTTCTCCTTTTATTTCCACAACAACTTTATGAGGAAGGCATACGATTGTTTCACCTACTTTATCGATGGTTCCTGATTTAACACATACTCTGTCGTGGCAGTCGGCATCGACCATGTTTATTTTTCCATTTGATATATGGATTACATTTTTACCAAGTTTAGTTTCAATTGGGATAGTCATTTCTTCCATATTTTCTGTGAGAGGGATTCTCTTATATAAAACCCCTTCAACGTAAATCTCTGCATAAGTATTTTCATATTTTTTATTTGAAGAGAACATGAACCAAGCTGCAGATACTATAGATATTAATAAAAATGAAATTATAATAATAATATCAAATTTTTTCATTATTTTAGCCTCACTTTTAAAGTTAATATTAAAATCTAATTTTTATTTTAAACAATAATTTAATGTATGTCTATATAGCTCGATGCTTGAAATTTAATGATTATTAATGAAATAAATGAACAAAATGTACATAATTTAGTGTAAATTGATAATATATTGACGATGATTTTAATTGAATGTTAAAATAAAAACAAAAAAGATGATTTAAAAAATTTTAACTATGAATAATATTAAGTTTACTTGTTTATAATACGGCTTTAGAGAAACCTCTAAAGCCTTTATAATGTATAAACAATAAAAATATATTTTATGGAGGATATCATGATACATAACAAAAAAAGACTTTTAATTTTATGCATAATCTTAGTTATCAGCCTGTCTTTATTTTTTTCTGGATGCCAAAAAAAGGTTAAGGTTTTAAATGAACCAATTGAAAAGACTGATTTTGTCCTTGGAACGGTTTGTACAGTTAAGATTTATGATGAGGCACCATCAAATTTAATGGATAAGATTTTTGATAGGCTTAAGGAAATTGAAAATAGGATGACGATAAATGCAGAGGGCAGCGAAGTTGATGAAATTAATGAAAAATCAGGGATTGAGCCTGTCAAAGTAACAGATGATGTTTATTATGTAATAAAAACTGGTAAAGAATTTGGGAAGATTTCAGAGGGACGTTTTGATATTACTATAGGTCCAATAGTAAAGCTTTGGAATATTGGAACAGATTATGCGAGGGTTCCTTCTCAAAATGAAATAAATGAAAAACTTCCTTTAGTAAACTATGAAGATATAGTACTTGATGATAAAAACAAAACAGTATTTCTTAAAAGGAAAGGAATGATTATAGACCTTGGGGGCATAGCTAAAGGATATGCTGCTGATGAGGTTTATAGGATTTTAAAAGAGAACAATGTTGAACATGCAATTATAAACCTTGGTGGGAATGTATTTGCAATGGGAAGTAATCCAAAGGAAAACCGAAACTGGAATATAGGGGTTCAAGATCCATTTAGTGAAAGAGGAGATTATATTGGTATATTAAGTATTTCAGACAAAACTGTTGTATCATCAGGAATTTATGAAAGATATTTTATACAGGATGGAAAGAGATATCACCATATACTTGATACTAAAAATGGCTATCCTGTTGATAATAACCTTGCAGGGACTACTATAATAGCTGATAAATCAATAATGGGAGATGCTTTATCAACTACTATTTTTGCAGCAGGGGTTGATAGAGGGCTTGAAATTGTTAAAAACTTAAAGGAAGTTGAGGCAATTTTTATTACTAAAAACCGTGAAGTATATATTACACCAGGACTTAAAAGTATCTTTAAAATAACAAATTCTAATTTTAAGATTATGAATTAGATTATGAAAGGTTTGAGTTTTATGGCTTATAAGGATATTCAGGATTTTATGAATGTACTTGATAGGAGAGGACTTCTTAAGAAAATTAAAGTTGAAGTAGACAGTGAACTTGAAATTACAGAAATAACTGATAGAATTTCAAAGTCAAAGGGGCCTGCTCTTTTATTTGAAAATGTAAAGGGTTCAAAGTACCCAGTTTTAATCAATACCTTTGGAAGCTTTGAAAGGTTAAATCTTGCACTTGAAGTTGATAAATTAGATGATATTGCCCATGTAATAACCGATTTGATGGATGTTTCAAATTATATAGGATTTATAGATAAGATTAAATCTATACCAAAACTTGTAAGGCTGGCAAGGGTTTTTCCTAAAAAAGTAGATAGGGCTCCCTGTCAGGAAGTTGTTGAGGAAGCAGACCTTTCAACTCTTCCAATTTTAAAATGCTGGCCACTGGATGGAGGAAGGTTTATTACTTTGCCTCTTGTAATTACAAAAGATCCTGAAACAGGCCTTCAAAACATGGGTATGTATAGGCTTCAGGTTTATGATAAAAATACTACAGGCATGCACTGGCATCTTCATAAGGACGGAAGGGAAATATACGAAAAGTATAAAAAAATCGGAGGAAGAATGCCGGTATCGGTTGCATTAGGGTGTGATCCAGCAACCATTTATTCAGCAACAGCACCTCTTCCAAAGGAAATAGATGAGATGATTTTTTCAGGATTTTTAAGGAAATCTCCTCTTGAAATAGTAAAATGCAAAACAAATGATATTTATGTTCCAGCAAATGCAGAATTTATACTTGAAGGGTATGTTGATGTTGATGAACTCCGTGAAGAGGGACCCTTTGGAGATCATACTGGTTATTATTCTTTAAAAGATTTATATCCTGTGTTCCATATAACTTGTATAACAAGAAAAAAGAATCCTGTATATCCTGCAACAGTAGTTGGAAAGCCTCCAATGGAGGATTGTTATCTTGGAAAAGCAACCGAAAGAATATTTCTACCTCTTCTTAAGATAATGTGTCCTGAAATTGTTGATATTAATTTTCCACTTGAGGGAGTTTTTCATAACTGTGTTATAGTATCTATTAAGAAAAGGTACCCTGGGCATGCAAAAAAAGTAATGCACTCTCTATGGGGAATGGGACAGATGATGTATACTAAGATGATTATAGTTGTAGATGAGAGCATAAATCCCCATGACCTATCGACAGTTGCATGGAAAGTTTTTAACAATATTGATGCTGCAAGGGATGTAGTGATTGTTGAAGGCCCATTAGATGCCCTTGACCATGCATCACCCCTTTCCCATTATGGGCATAAGATGGGAATAGATGCAACAAAAAAATGGACAAGCGAAGGACATTTAAGGGAATGGCCAGATGATGTTGAAATGACGAAGGAAATAAAATCTCTTGTCGATAGGAGATGGATTGAATATGGTATTTAAAAAACTTAAAAATTATTCTGAACTTGTAATGTTTTCACATACTTTGTTTTCTCTTCCCTTTGCTGCAATTTCAATGCTTTGGGCTGCTAAAGGCCTTCCTTCGATAAAGGTAGTACTTTGGATATTAGTTGCGTTTGTTGGTGCAAGAACAGGTGCTAATGCATTAAATCGCTTAATTGATAAGGATATAGATGCAAAAAATCCAAGAACTGCTGGACGGCATTTGCCTAAAGGCATTGTAAAAAACTATGAAGTTGTAATACTTTCTATTATAAGTTTTTCACTTATGGCTCTTGCGGCATTTAAATTAAATCCTCTTTGTGTAAAGCTTTTACCTCTTGCAATAATTATATTTATTTTTTATTCATATACAAAAAGATTTACCTACCTTTGCCATATAATACTTGGAATTGCCTGCGGAGGTGCACCAGTTGGTGCTTGGATTGCAGTAACAGGAAAAATAGGCTGGCCTTCTATTGTACTTGGTGCCGTTGTAATGTTTTGGGTTGCTGGATTTGATATTATATATGGCTCTCAAGACTATGATTTTGATAAAAAAGAAGGATTATTTTCAATACCTGTAAGGTTTGGAATAAAACATGCCCTTGAAATTTCTTCTTTTTTTCACATTATTGCAATATTACTTCTTGTTTATTTATATTTTATAATGAACATGGGCTTTCTATACCTTATAGGCGTTTCAATAGATGCAATACTTTTATACATAGAACATAAAATAGTATCCCCAAACAATCTTTCAAATGTTAAAATTGCATCTTACAGTATTAATGAAGTTGTAAGCGTAGTTCTATTTTTATTTACTGTGGCAGACATTTTTTTGAGGTGATAGAGTGAAAAAGTACATAGTTGGAATTACTGGTGCAAGTGGCAGTATCTATGGTATTCGCCTTGCAGAGGAAATACTTAAGGCAAAAAATGAGGTGTTTATTGTAATTACTGATAATGGCCAGAAAGTAATGAAATATGAAACGGGATTTGAGCTTAATAGTGTTTTAAAGAGGCTTGAGGGTTTTGGAAAAGTAAATTTATGTGATATAAATGATTTATTTGCTCCTATTGCAAGCGGTTCATTTAAAGTTGAAGGGATGGTAATTGCCCCCTGTTCGATGTCAGCAATAGGTAGAATTTCAAATGGAATATCTTTAAATCTTCTTGATAGGGCAGCAGATGTTTGTATAAAAGAAAAAAGAAAGCTGATTGTTGTTCCAAGGGAGATGCCCTTTAACACTATTCATTTAGAGAATATGCTAAAGTTAAGCAAAAGTGGTGCTGTGATACTTCCAGCATCACCTGGATTTTATAATAAGCCTCAAAGCCTTGATGATATAATAAATTTCGTTGTGTCAAGGATACTTGATAATTTAGATATTGAAAATAATATATCAAAAAGATGGAGGGATTAAGTTGAAAAAAGTATTAAAGTTCTTATCATTATTAATTATTGTTTTTTCACTATCAGCATGTAATCAGTCTAAAAAGGAACTTAAACAATTAAATATTGGCGTACTTCCTGATGTTGATTCAATACCCCTTATAATAGCACAGCAGCAAGGATACTTTGAAAAAGCTGGGATTAAGGTTAACATAGAACATTTTAAAAGTGCAAAGGACAGGGATAGTGCTTTCCAAGCTGGAAAGATTGATGGTGCTGTATCTGATGTGCTTGCTGCTGCTTTTGCAAAGGAAGGAGGCTTTGATATCAGAATAACTTCAATGACAAATGGAAGTTATAAGCTTCTTGTAAATAAAAATTCAGGAATTAAAAGTATTAATGATTTAAATGGAAAGAGCATTGCAATTTCAAAGAATACAATAATAGAATATTCCTGCGATATGATGTTAAAGGAAGGGGGCTTATCATCAGATAATGTGAAAAAGACAGTTATACCTGAAATTCCTGTAAGACTTGAAATGCTTCAGAATGGCAAAATTGATTCTGCTGTACTTCCAGATCCACTTGCAACAGTTGCAATGAAAAATGGTGCATTACTTTTAAACAGCACTGATAAGCTTAACATAAACCCTGGTGTACTTCTTTTTTCATCAAGTGCTATTGATTCAAAGAAGGAAGAGATTAAAGCCTTTTATTCAGCTTATAATATGGCTGTAGAATATATTCAAAAGCAACCAGTTAGCAGCTACATAGATGTTTTAATAAAAGAAGCAGGCTTTCCCGAAACTGTAAAGGATTCAATAGTTCTTCCAAAATACACAAAGGCGGTGCTGCCAAAAGAAAAAGATGTTGATGAAGTAATAAAATGGCTTAAAGATAAGCAGCTTATTAAAAACGAATATAAATACAGCGATTTAGTTGATGAAAATTTAGTGAGGTAATCTTATGATTAAAGTTGATAACCTTACTGTAAGATATAAAAACAATAGGGGCAGTTTTACTGCCCTTTATGATATAAATATTGAAGTTGGGGATAAAGAAATTGTTTCAGTGATTGGTCCTTCAGGCTGTGGCAAAACAACCCTTGTATATGTCCTTTCAGGAATAATAAAGGAATTTGAAGGAAGTGTTTTAGTAAATAATATGGTAGTTAATCCAATCAGGACGAGAATAGGAGTTGTATTACAGAACTATGGACTTCTGCCTTGGAAAAATGTTTATGAAAATGCAGTAATTGGTGCAAAGATAAAGGATAAAGAAAAATTCGACAGGCATTATGCAGAATTTATATTAAAGGAACTTGGACTTATAGATATGAAAGAAAAATATCCTAATAGTTTAAGTGGTGGGCAAATGCAGAGAGTAGCTATTGCCCGCTCATTTATTTTAAAGCCGGAGATATTGATTATGGATGAACCTTTTTCTGCATTAGATGCAATAACAAGGGAAAAAATACAGGAGCTTTTTTTGAAAATATGGGTTAAAAATAGAGTTTCTTCAGTTTTTGTAACACATAGCATTGAAGAAGCTGTGTATGTTGGGAAAAAAATTATAATACTTTCAAATAGTCCTGGGAGAATAATAAAAGTAATTGATAATCCTATATTTGGAATAGAAAATCCAAGGCTCTCACCGAAATTTTATAGCATAGTAATGGAAATTAGAGAATTTATAAAAGAGGGATGGAAGATTGAAAATTAAAAAAGAATATATAAAAAATATAAATGCAGTTGCTTTTATTATTATATTTTGGCATATTATATCATTGCTACTAAATCGGCCCATACTGCCAAGACCAATAGAAGTATTAATTCATTTAATAAATATATTTTTCTCAAAAATATTAATACATGCCCTTTTTAGTATCGGAAGGGTAATTGTGGGAATATTTTTGTCTTTTATTATAGGTATGCCGCTGGGAATTATAATGGGATATAGTAATTATTGGGATGATGTTTTATCACCAATAATATATTTTTTATATCCTATTCCTAAAGTTGCTCTTTTACCAGTTGTTATGCTTATATTTGGGCTTGGAGAGGCTTCTAAAATAATTATGATAATTCTTATAGTTGTATTTCAGATAGTAGTGACTGCAAGGGATTCAGTAAAAAATATACCAAAAGAAACATATTATTCATTATTTTCCCTTGGAGCTTCAAAGTATGATATATTTAAAAACATTATATTTCCAGCAGTATTTCCTGAAATTTTAACATCAGTTAGAGTCGGAACTGGTACTGCGGTTTCTGTATTGTTTTTTACAGAAACTTATGGAACAGAATACGGTATGGGTTATTTTATAATGGATTCATGGATGAGAGTTAATTATATTGAGATGTATTCAGGAATAATCATAATGGGCCTAATTGGATTTGTGTTTTTTTTAACTTTAGATTTGCTAGAAAGATTTTTTTGTTTATGGAAGAAGTAATCCACTAATTTTGATATTTTTTAATATGATTTTATTTATATTTTACTGTTATCAATAATAAAAAAATGACCAAAATGACCAAAAATTTGATAAACATTGACGCAATTTTAACAATTGAATAAAATTAAATTGTAAAATTATTTTGAAATAAATCTATTAAAGGGGGGATTTCGTTGAAAAAAAATGTTAAAGGAGTGGCCTTTGTTTTAGCTACAGCATTAACACTTTCAACTATGGCAATCGGCACAAATACAAAATTGCTTGGTGTTGATGTTGTATCTGCTGCAACTACTGGAGAGACAACTGCTCCTAAAACAACAACTAATCCAAAAACAACTGTACCTAAAACAACAGTTTCAAAGACAACAAATGTTTCACAATTATCAGGGAAGTTAACAAGACTTATTGCACTTCACTCTTGTGGGGAAGATGTTAAACTTGTTCAGACATTGCTTAATAAATACGGGTACAATCTAAAAGTTGATGGAATAGTTGGACCAAAAACTTTAGCAGCAGTAAAAAGCTTCCAGAAGAAGAATGGTCTTAAGGTTGATGGAATAGTTGGACCAAAAACTTTTGCAAAGCTAAGTCCTACTGTAGTTCAGACAAAAACTCAAGAATCAGCTGTAAAAGAAGAAAAAGTTACGGTTAAGATAGGAAAAGTTGATTATGCTGCACATGGAACAAAATGCTTTACAGTTGCAGTAGCGGCTGTAGCAGGAGACAAAATTGTTGCTGCATACTTTGATGATTATCAATATATGCCAACAAGTGCAGCAAAGGGAGTTCCAAACTCAGATGCAGATTTTGGAAAGAACTATCCACAAGGATATGTTTTAGGTTCAAAGTTGACAAATGCTGATTATTACTCACAGAACATGAAGACAAAGGCAAATGCAACAGTTCCAATTGACAAGAACTTTGAAGCAATAAGAAAATACGTAACTGGAAAGACAATAGCAGAGCTTGAGGCAACACTTTCATCAACAACAAAAGAAAAAATGGTTGATGCAGTAAGTGGGGCAACATTAGAAGATACTTATGGTTATGTAACTGCTATTGTTAATGCGGCAAAAGCTGCGAAGGATGATGTTTCAATACAAGTTGATGCAAAGGATATAAGCAATATAAAGATAGGAAAAGTTGATTATGCTGCACATGGAACAAAATGCTTTACAGTTGCAGTAGCGGCTGTAGCAGGAGACAAAATTGTTGCTGCATACTTTGATGATTATCAATATATGCCAACAAGTGCAGCAAAGGGAGTTCCAAACTCAGATGCAGATTTTGGAAAGAACTATCCACAAGGATATGTTTTAGGTTCCAAGATGACAAATGCTGATTATTACTCACAAAATATGAAGACAAAGGCAAATGCAACAGTTCCAATTGACAAGAATTTTGAAGCAATAAGAAAATACGTAACTGGAAAGACAATAGCAGAGCTTGAGGCAACACTTTCATCAACAACAAAAGAAAAAATGGTTGATGCAGTAAGTGGGGCAACATTAGAAGATACTTATGGTTATGTAACTGCTATTGTTAATGCGGCAAAAGCTGCGAAATAATTTATTGTGAAATTTAAATAATAAAAATAAAGCGGTTAAGAAAATTATAAAAAGTTCTTAATCGCTTTATTTGTTTTAAAAGATATTATTAAATCTGCGTATTTATACTACCTTTGTTGTCCATGCCTCTAAGTTCCATACGTCAGTAACTATTTCTGTATAAAATTCCATCTCGTGGCAAATTAAAAGTATGCTTCCCTTATATTCTAAAAGTGCTCTTTTAAGCTCCTCTTTTGCATCTACATCAAGATGGTTTGTTGGCTCGTCAAGTACAAGAAGATTAGTTTCTTTATTAATCAGCTTACATAATCTTACCTTTGCCTGTTCCCCGCCGCTTAAAACCATAACTTTACTTTCAATGTGTTTTGTTGTAAGACCACATTTTGCAAGGGCAAGCCTTACTTCAAACTGATTAAAGGACGGAAACTCATTCCATATCTCTTCTATGCAGGTATTATAGTTGTTTTCTTTAATTTCCTGCTCAAAATATCCAATTTTTAAATAATCTCCAAGTTCAACTTCGCCTGATAGTGGCTTAATTTCGCCTAAAATGCTTCTTAAAAGAGTTGTTTTTCCAAGTCCATTTGCACCGATTATTGCAATCTTTTGCCCTCTTTCCATTTTAAGATTTAAAGGTTTTGATAAGGGGGAGTCGTATCCTATAACTAAATCCTTTGTTTCAAATATTAATTTGCCTGATGCACCAGCTTCTTTAAAATTAAACTCTGGTTTTGGCTTTTCCTTATCAAGCTCAATAATTTCCATCTTTTCAAGCTTTTTTTGTCTTGACATAGCCATGTTTCTTGTTGCAACCCTTGCTTTATTTCTTGCTATAAAGTCTTTAAGCTCTGCAATTTCCTGCTGCTGCTTTTTATATGCTGCCTCAAGCTGCTGCTTTTTAGCTTCATAGACTCTTACAAAATCATCATAGTTTCCTACGTATCGTGTAAGCTTTTTATTTTCCATGTGATAAATTAAATTAACAACGCTGTTTAAAAAAGGTATATCATGGCTTATAAGTATGAATGCATTTTCATAATCTAAAAGATATTTTTTTAGCCACTGGATATGCTGCTCATCAAGGTAGTTAGTAGGCTCATCTAGTAAGAGTATGTCCGGCTTTTCAAGAAGAAGCTTACATAGAAGAACCTTTGTCCTTTGACCTCCGCTTAAGTCATTGACATCTGTATCAAGTCCAATATCACAAAGCCCAAGTCCCCTTGCTACTTCTTCAACTTTTGCATCTATAATATAAAAGTCGTTATGAGTTAAAATATCCTGAATTGTTCCCATATCTTCAAGAAGGGATTCCATCTCTTCAGGGCTTACATCTGATAACTTTTCGCATATTTGATTGTATTCCTCTTCAAGTTTAAATAGATAGTCAAAGGCTGATTTTAAAACATCCCGAATAGTTTGCCCTTTTTGTAGCACTGTATGCTGGTCAAGGTATCCAACACGTGCTCTTTTTGCCCATTCAATAGTACCTTCATCGGGCTCAAGTTTGCCGGTTATAATGTTCATAAATGTTGATTTGCCTTCTCCGTTTGCACCTATAAGACCTACGTGCTCCCCATTAAGTAGCCTAAAGGAAACGTCTTCAAATATAGCCCTGTCTCCAAATCCATGGCTTAAATTCTTTACAGTTAAAATACTCATCTATGCTTCTCTCCTATTTACTTAAAA encodes:
- a CDS encoding NusG domain II-containing protein: MKKFDIIIIISFLLISIVSAAWFMFSSNKKYENTYAEIYVEGVLYKRIPLTENMEEMTIPIETKLGKNVIHISNGKINMVDADCHDRVCVKSGTIDKVGETIVCLPHKVVVEIKGEGKSETDDLAY
- a CDS encoding ABC transporter ATP-binding protein, with protein sequence MIKVDNLTVRYKNNRGSFTALYDINIEVGDKEIVSVIGPSGCGKTTLVYVLSGIIKEFEGSVLVNNMVVNPIRTRIGVVLQNYGLLPWKNVYENAVIGAKIKDKEKFDRHYAEFILKELGLIDMKEKYPNSLSGGQMQRVAIARSFILKPEILIMDEPFSALDAITREKIQELFLKIWVKNRVSSVFVTHSIEEAVYVGKKIIILSNSPGRIIKVIDNPIFGIENPRLSPKFYSIVMEIREFIKEGWKIEN
- a CDS encoding Gx transporter family protein; amino-acid sequence: MKKTQKMLFISILVAQALVLYIVETMIPVPFITPGAKLGLANIITVVSLYSLSIADTFLVVILRIILSTLLVGSLSSFFFSLSGGILSLLVMFILKKFGKENVSIIGVSVMGSVFHNIGQILVASITVQNIRIIAYLPVLMIAGIGTGIFVGITSKFLLAHLKKLQFTKIN
- a CDS encoding ABC transporter permease, producing the protein MGIFLSFIIGMPLGIIMGYSNYWDDVLSPIIYFLYPIPKVALLPVVMLIFGLGEASKIIMIILIVVFQIVVTARDSVKNIPKETYYSLFSLGASKYDIFKNIIFPAVFPEILTSVRVGTGTAVSVLFFTETYGTEYGMGYFIMDSWMRVNYIEMYSGIIIMGLIGFVFFLTLDLLERFFCLWKK
- a CDS encoding peptidoglycan-binding domain-containing protein, with translation MKKNVKGVAFVLATALTLSTMAIGTNTKLLGVDVVSAATTGETTAPKTTTNPKTTVPKTTVSKTTNVSQLSGKLTRLIALHSCGEDVKLVQTLLNKYGYNLKVDGIVGPKTLAAVKSFQKKNGLKVDGIVGPKTFAKLSPTVVQTKTQESAVKEEKVTVKIGKVDYAAHGTKCFTVAVAAVAGDKIVAAYFDDYQYMPTSAAKGVPNSDADFGKNYPQGYVLGSKLTNADYYSQNMKTKANATVPIDKNFEAIRKYVTGKTIAELEATLSSTTKEKMVDAVSGATLEDTYGYVTAIVNAAKAAKDDVSIQVDAKDISNIKIGKVDYAAHGTKCFTVAVAAVAGDKIVAAYFDDYQYMPTSAAKGVPNSDADFGKNYPQGYVLGSKMTNADYYSQNMKTKANATVPIDKNFEAIRKYVTGKTIAELEATLSSTTKEKMVDAVSGATLEDTYGYVTAIVNAAKAAK
- a CDS encoding ABC transporter substrate-binding protein, with the protein product MKKVLKFLSLLIIVFSLSACNQSKKELKQLNIGVLPDVDSIPLIIAQQQGYFEKAGIKVNIEHFKSAKDRDSAFQAGKIDGAVSDVLAAAFAKEGGFDIRITSMTNGSYKLLVNKNSGIKSINDLNGKSIAISKNTIIEYSCDMMLKEGGLSSDNVKKTVIPEIPVRLEMLQNGKIDSAVLPDPLATVAMKNGALLLNSTDKLNINPGVLLFSSSAIDSKKEEIKAFYSAYNMAVEYIQKQPVSSYIDVLIKEAGFPETVKDSIVLPKYTKAVLPKEKDVDEVIKWLKDKQLIKNEYKYSDLVDENLVR
- a CDS encoding UbiA-like polyprenyltransferase, yielding MVFKKLKNYSELVMFSHTLFSLPFAAISMLWAAKGLPSIKVVLWILVAFVGARTGANALNRLIDKDIDAKNPRTAGRHLPKGIVKNYEVVILSIISFSLMALAAFKLNPLCVKLLPLAIIIFIFYSYTKRFTYLCHIILGIACGGAPVGAWIAVTGKIGWPSIVLGAVVMFWVAGFDIIYGSQDYDFDKKEGLFSIPVRFGIKHALEISSFFHIIAILLLVYLYFIMNMGFLYLIGVSIDAILLYIEHKIVSPNNLSNVKIASYSINEVVSVVLFLFTVADIFLR
- a CDS encoding UbiX family flavin prenyltransferase, whose product is MKKYIVGITGASGSIYGIRLAEEILKAKNEVFIVITDNGQKVMKYETGFELNSVLKRLEGFGKVNLCDINDLFAPIASGSFKVEGMVIAPCSMSAIGRISNGISLNLLDRAADVCIKEKRKLIVVPREMPFNTIHLENMLKLSKSGAVILPASPGFYNKPQSLDDIINFVVSRILDNLDIENNISKRWRD
- a CDS encoding ABC-F family ATP-binding cassette domain-containing protein; protein product: MSILTVKNLSHGFGDRAIFEDVSFRLLNGEHVGLIGANGEGKSTFMNIITGKLEPDEGTIEWAKRARVGYLDQHTVLQKGQTIRDVLKSAFDYLFKLEEEYNQICEKLSDVSPEEMESLLEDMGTIQDILTHNDFYIIDAKVEEVARGLGLCDIGLDTDVNDLSGGQRTKVLLCKLLLEKPDILLLDEPTNYLDEQHIQWLKKYLLDYENAFILISHDIPFLNSVVNLIYHMENKKLTRYVGNYDDFVRVYEAKKQQLEAAYKKQQQEIAELKDFIARNKARVATRNMAMSRQKKLEKMEIIELDKEKPKPEFNFKEAGASGKLIFETKDLVIGYDSPLSKPLNLKMERGQKIAIIGANGLGKTTLLRSILGEIKPLSGEVELGDYLKIGYFEQEIKENNYNTCIEEIWNEFPSFNQFEVRLALAKCGLTTKHIESKVMVLSGGEQAKVRLCKLINKETNLLVLDEPTNHLDVDAKEELKRALLEYKGSILLICHEMEFYTEIVTDVWNLEAWTTKVV
- a CDS encoding FAD:protein FMN transferase, with the protein product MIHNKKRLLILCIILVISLSLFFSGCQKKVKVLNEPIEKTDFVLGTVCTVKIYDEAPSNLMDKIFDRLKEIENRMTINAEGSEVDEINEKSGIEPVKVTDDVYYVIKTGKEFGKISEGRFDITIGPIVKLWNIGTDYARVPSQNEINEKLPLVNYEDIVLDDKNKTVFLKRKGMIIDLGGIAKGYAADEVYRILKENNVEHAIINLGGNVFAMGSNPKENRNWNIGVQDPFSERGDYIGILSISDKTVVSSGIYERYFIQDGKRYHHILDTKNGYPVDNNLAGTTIIADKSIMGDALSTTIFAAGVDRGLEIVKNLKEVEAIFITKNREVYITPGLKSIFKITNSNFKIMN
- a CDS encoding menaquinone biosynthesis decarboxylase, giving the protein MAYKDIQDFMNVLDRRGLLKKIKVEVDSELEITEITDRISKSKGPALLFENVKGSKYPVLINTFGSFERLNLALEVDKLDDIAHVITDLMDVSNYIGFIDKIKSIPKLVRLARVFPKKVDRAPCQEVVEEADLSTLPILKCWPLDGGRFITLPLVITKDPETGLQNMGMYRLQVYDKNTTGMHWHLHKDGREIYEKYKKIGGRMPVSVALGCDPATIYSATAPLPKEIDEMIFSGFLRKSPLEIVKCKTNDIYVPANAEFILEGYVDVDELREEGPFGDHTGYYSLKDLYPVFHITCITRKKNPVYPATVVGKPPMEDCYLGKATERIFLPLLKIMCPEIVDINFPLEGVFHNCVIVSIKKRYPGHAKKVMHSLWGMGQMMYTKMIIVVDESINPHDLSTVAWKVFNNIDAARDVVIVEGPLDALDHASPLSHYGHKMGIDATKKWTSEGHLREWPDDVEMTKEIKSLVDRRWIEYGI